From Penaeus chinensis breed Huanghai No. 1 chromosome 43, ASM1920278v2, whole genome shotgun sequence, a single genomic window includes:
- the LOC125024526 gene encoding uncharacterized protein LOC125024526, which yields MEANARAKCSPQTDPECLKSFRAAVEVLRQRPSVSVFVVPSSPGEVARTGGCAADAKQDQPKVSEVQLTGETGNGSDARKGRVSPEGSPPAGPKARPEHLQEPDTGDSNDQEAGKGDKSRSHKAGKADKDWREPPTASTSRPASSQSANQRVQRARFSGRRGHGRKHGRAPSEDLAAKAINSAPPALVRASHVTSVPRQKSRSLPLPDGTAAGTSSQHEAEVSQLLELLERDNTVKRVRKSRSADPVLQPNMAPCSTLGQTPRQSSTFRQPSWRQQHRRQFLLKPLCKRMTLHIMLPQGHEEAQKICFVLSEVAKAFHCEVDMCEAFQDVADCGRMVYVPVGPSAYTPFVPASDTCSWPHSHGNRAEGKVIRRVIQKGIHKHAPRESQKANRTPDPLTRGALNKEVLPTLYPEVILSESPAEFILKEAAKKQDAC from the coding sequence ATGGAAGCGAACGCCAGGGCAAAGTGCAGCCCCCAGACCGACCCTGAGTGTTTGAAGTCCTTCAGGGCTGCTGTGGAGGTTCTGCGGCAGCGACCCTCGGTGTCCGTCTTCGTGGTTCCCTCCTCGCCCGGCGAAGTAGCGCGAACAGGAGGCTGCGCTGCCGACGCCAAACAGGACCAACCGAAGGTCAGTGAAGTCCAGCTGACCGGAGAGACCGGGAACGGAAGTGACGCTCGCAAAGGGCGTGTCAGCCCTGAAGGGTCTCCACCAGCAGGCCCCAAGGCACGACCCGAGCATTTGCAGGAGCCTGACACGGGGGATTCTAATGACCAGGAGGCGGGGAAAGGCGACAAGAGCCGCAGCCATAAGGCAGGAAAGGCTGACAAGGACTGGCGTGAACCTCCAACGGCATCTACGAGTCGTCCTGCCTCATCACAGAGTGCAAACCAGAGAGTGCAAAGGGCTCGTTTTTCGGGAAGGAGAGGCCATGGAAGAAAGCATGGCCGCGCTCCCTCGGAAGACTTGGCCGCAAAGGCGATTAACTCGGCGCCTCCAGCTCTCGTTAGGGCCTCGCATGTGACTTCAGTCCCCCGGCAGAAGTCGCGGTCATTGCCCCTTCCCGATGGCACTGCGGCTGGCACTTCATCGCAGCACGAGGCAGAAGTGTCACAATTGCTGGAACTTTTGGAGCGTGACAATACAGTAAAGCGTGTACGTAAGAGCAGGTCAGCCGACCCAGTCCTGCAGCCGAACATGGCCCCCTGCTCAACACTGGGTCAAACCCCGAGGCAGTCTTCCACCTTCCGACAGCCGTCCTGGCGACAGCAGCACAGAAGGCAGTTCTTGCTGAAACCTCTTTGTAAGAGGATGACCCTCCACATCATGCTGCCGCAAGGCCATGAAGAGGCACAGAAAATCTGCTTTGTGCTCAGTGAAGTTGCAAAGGCCTTCCATTGTGAAGTAGATATGTGCGAGGCATTCCAGGACGTTGCAGATTGTGGGAGAATGGTGTACGTGCCAGTAGGTCCGAGCGCCTATACCCCATTTGTGCCCGCATCTGATACGTGCTCCTGGCCCCATTCACACGGGAACCGGGCAGAGGGAAAGGTTATCAGGAGAGTCATCCAGAAGGGAATCCATAAGCACGCCCCTCGCGAGAGCCAGAAGGCGAACAGGACTCCAGATCCGTTGACGCGAGGGGCGCTCAACAAGGAAGTGCTCCCGACGTTATACCCGGAGGTTATTCTCAGTGAATCTCCTGCAGAATTCATCCTTAAAGAGGCAGCCAAGAAGCAGGATGCATGTTGA